The Deinococcus proteolyticus MRP genome includes a window with the following:
- a CDS encoding serine protease: MRKIILLAAAVGAGATLSACQNAPAVPTAPAAPSASPAKAEAPTEAPDDAATLTAQFTPSGDLSGQIVNGVISARGARPYQAYLRVGGSMCGGSIISDQWILTAAHCVSGASASSATVRVGLNKLSSTQGQSIPAASLHTHPSYRSSGTAYDIALIRLSRPIVFDSYTQPVRLPNNAVESVLDVAGKFAVVSGWGITETASTSDDLREVSIPITPNPTSCGGSRTPANTICGESYQQKDSCNGDSGGPLAQSYEGSTYVLGIVSYGPQECRGYGVYTRVNAYLDWIRSVSGVGADGPTTPAPAPTPTPGQTTYTGTLTSGQTSYAPSTTGFAYAGGTIRGDLTGPSGTDFDLYLQKKASTGSWSTVARSEGSTSSESVSYSAGSGTYRWAVHAYSGSGNLQLVETK, translated from the coding sequence ATGCGTAAAATTATTCTGCTGGCGGCTGCCGTGGGCGCCGGTGCGACCCTGTCGGCCTGTCAAAATGCGCCTGCGGTGCCCACCGCACCAGCTGCGCCCAGCGCCAGCCCCGCCAAGGCGGAAGCGCCCACCGAGGCCCCGGATGACGCTGCGACCCTAACGGCGCAGTTCACGCCCAGCGGCGACCTGAGCGGGCAAATCGTGAACGGCGTCATCAGTGCCCGTGGAGCGCGGCCCTACCAGGCTTATCTTCGGGTGGGCGGCTCCATGTGCGGCGGCTCTATCATCAGCGACCAGTGGATTCTGACAGCGGCGCACTGCGTGAGCGGCGCTTCGGCGTCCAGCGCCACCGTGCGGGTGGGCCTGAACAAGCTCAGCTCCACCCAGGGCCAGAGCATTCCGGCGGCCAGCCTGCACACGCACCCCAGCTACCGCTCCAGCGGCACTGCCTACGACATCGCGCTGATCAGGCTGAGTCGGCCCATCGTCTTCGACAGCTACACCCAGCCTGTCCGCCTGCCCAACAATGCGGTAGAAAGCGTGCTGGACGTGGCCGGCAAGTTCGCCGTGGTGAGCGGCTGGGGCATTACCGAAACTGCGTCCACCAGCGACGACCTGCGCGAGGTAAGCATTCCCATCACGCCCAACCCCACCAGCTGCGGAGGCAGCCGCACGCCTGCCAACACCATCTGCGGCGAGTCGTACCAGCAAAAGGACTCGTGCAACGGCGACTCCGGCGGCCCGCTGGCCCAGAGCTACGAAGGCAGCACCTACGTCCTGGGGATCGTGAGCTACGGCCCACAGGAGTGCCGTGGCTACGGAGTGTATACCCGCGTGAACGCCTACCTGGACTGGATTCGCAGCGTAAGTGGCGTGGGCGCAGACGGCCCCACCACGCCTGCCCCTGCCCCGACCCCCACACCCGGTCAGACCACCTATACCGGCACCCTGACCAGCGGCCAGACCAGCTACGCGCCCAGCACCACCGGCTTCGCTTACGCAGGCGGCACCATCCGGGGCGACCTGACCGGCCCCAGCGGCACCGATTTCGACCTGTACCTGCAGAAAAAGGCCAGCACAGGGAGCTGGAGCACCGTGGCCCGCAGCGAAGGCAGCACCAGCAGCGAGAGCGTCTCCTACAGCGCCGGCAGCGGTACCTACCGCTGGGCCGTCCATGCCTATAGTGGCAGCGGCAACCTGCAACTGGTCGAGACCAAGTAA
- a CDS encoding ATP-binding protein: protein MRQWQPHPAPLAQLRSGIAALGRGEEPTPLPPRPVQDELSDLLGSFETMHAEVVHTQQAGRQLTADIAHNLNTPLTVIRGQLEAMLDGTFQPTPARLSRLNDQAGRLARLVADLRLLAQAEAGELPLRARRPERDRRPRPTAAGAGQPAGQRAQPRSRLCGHAAGLGRGKRRDPQMQDAGPGVSPQELPHLFERLYRADPSRQTGSGLGLSSGLGLSISRSIVQAHGGCVAARSAPQGGLIVEVWLPDVA from the coding sequence ATGAGGCAGTGGCAGCCGCACCCAGCCCCACTGGCACAGCTGCGCAGCGGCATCGCGGCGCTGGGCCGGGGCGAGGAACCCACCCCGCTGCCTCCCCGCCCGGTGCAAGACGAGCTGAGCGACCTGCTGGGCAGCTTCGAGACCATGCACGCCGAGGTGGTGCACACGCAGCAGGCTGGGCGGCAGCTGACTGCTGATATCGCCCACAACCTCAACACGCCCCTGACCGTGATCAGGGGGCAGCTGGAGGCCATGCTGGACGGCACCTTTCAGCCCACACCCGCCCGGCTTTCCCGGCTGAACGACCAAGCGGGCCGCCTGGCGCGGCTGGTGGCCGACCTGCGCCTGCTGGCCCAGGCCGAAGCCGGCGAGCTGCCGCTGCGTGCCCGCCGACCTGAACGTGACCGCCGACCCCGACCGACTGCGGCAGGTGCTGGACAACCTGCTGGGCAACGCGCTCAACCACGCTCCCGGCTCTGCGGTCACGCTGCGGGCCTGGGCAGAGGGAAGCGGCGTGACCCGCAGATGCAGGACGCCGGGCCGGGCGTATCGCCGCAGGAGCTGCCGCACCTCTTCGAGCGACTGTACCGCGCCGACCCCTCGCGGCAGACCGGCAGCGGGCTGGGCCTGAGCAGTGGGCTGGGCCTGAGCATCAGCCGGAGCATCGTGCAGGCACATGGAGGGTGCGTCGCAGCGCGGAGTGCTCCGCAGGGGGGCCTGATTGTAGAGGTGTGGTTGCCGGACGTGGCCTGA
- a CDS encoding NAD-dependent succinate-semialdehyde dehydrogenase translates to MTMTATNPHTGEKLRDYPTLNAEQTQAAIAQAHETFTTYRRTTFAERAGWMNRAAELLEERVESLAQLATNEMGKTLEASRQEVLKCAKVCRYYAEHAQRFLAPQPAETGAERAEVRYLPLGVILAVMPWNFPFWQVFRFAAPTLMAGNTALLKHASNVPGCALAIEEIFRDAGVPQGAFQTLMVGSRDVEAVLRDERVKAVSLTGSEGAGRAVSSTAGDVLKPALMELGGSDPFIVMPSADLDEAVQSAVTSRTINNGQSCIAAKRFIVHRDVYEPFRDRFVAAMRELRLGDPMDPQTDIGPLATAQIRDELHEQVQDAVSKGAELLLGGELPAGGSGYHYPATVLGGLTPDMNVWFEETFGPVASLYVVDDIEQAITLANATRFGLSSSAWTNDPAEQERFIEGLEAGATFINSMSVSDPRLPFGGVKASGFGRELGREGILEFVNTKAVSVGGSHAGAKTE, encoded by the coding sequence ATGACCATGACCGCCACCAACCCCCATACCGGAGAAAAGCTCCGTGACTACCCCACCCTGAACGCCGAGCAGACCCAGGCTGCCATAGCCCAAGCCCACGAGACGTTCACCACCTACCGCCGTACCACCTTTGCCGAAAGAGCCGGCTGGATGAACCGCGCTGCCGAACTGCTGGAAGAGCGGGTAGAAAGCCTCGCCCAGCTGGCCACCAACGAGATGGGCAAGACCCTGGAAGCCTCGCGCCAGGAGGTGCTCAAGTGTGCCAAAGTCTGCCGCTACTACGCCGAGCACGCACAGAGGTTCCTGGCGCCGCAGCCCGCCGAGACCGGCGCCGAGCGGGCCGAGGTGCGCTACTTGCCTCTGGGCGTGATTCTGGCGGTCATGCCCTGGAATTTTCCTTTCTGGCAGGTGTTCCGCTTTGCCGCCCCCACCCTGATGGCCGGCAACACGGCGCTGCTCAAGCACGCCAGCAACGTGCCCGGCTGCGCTCTGGCCATTGAGGAAATCTTCCGGGACGCCGGGGTGCCGCAGGGCGCCTTTCAGACCCTGATGGTCGGCAGCCGCGACGTGGAAGCGGTGCTGCGCGATGAGCGCGTGAAGGCGGTCAGCCTGACCGGGTCGGAGGGCGCAGGGCGGGCCGTGTCCAGCACGGCGGGCGACGTGCTGAAGCCCGCCCTGATGGAACTGGGCGGCTCGGACCCCTTTATCGTGATGCCCAGCGCCGACCTGGACGAAGCCGTGCAGAGCGCCGTCACCTCGCGTACCATCAACAACGGCCAGAGCTGCATCGCGGCCAAACGCTTCATCGTTCACCGGGACGTGTACGAACCGTTCCGCGACCGCTTCGTGGCGGCCATGCGGGAGCTGCGGCTGGGCGACCCGATGGACCCCCAGACCGACATCGGCCCGCTGGCTACCGCCCAGATTCGGGACGAACTGCATGAGCAGGTGCAGGATGCCGTCAGCAAAGGCGCCGAGCTGCTGCTGGGCGGCGAACTGCCGGCAGGGGGCAGCGGCTACCACTACCCCGCCACCGTGCTGGGCGGCCTGACCCCCGACATGAACGTGTGGTTCGAGGAAACCTTCGGCCCGGTCGCCAGTCTGTACGTGGTGGACGACATCGAACAGGCCATCACCCTGGCCAACGCCACCCGCTTCGGCCTGAGCAGCAGCGCCTGGACGAATGACCCTGCCGAGCAGGAACGCTTTATCGAGGGGCTGGAAGCCGGGGCCACCTTCATCAACTCCATGTCGGTGTCGGACCCGCGCCTGCCGTTCGGAGGGGTCAAGGCCAGCGGTTTCGGGCGTGAACTGGGCCGCGAGGGCATTCTGGAGTTCGTGAACACCAAAGCCGTGTCGGTGGGTGGCTCGCACGCGGGTGCCAAGACCGAATAA
- a CDS encoding YbaN family protein, whose translation MSAPDPRRGVPFVPSQTAESPEDHFLFPRPVRPFAIGAGLVLTALGIAGAILPLMPGTGFLVAAAWLFARSSPRFERWLLGLPVVGGLVQDFRSGAGMTARAKWLACASIAAAVGLSVGRIPMLAGQVAWVLIGVVGVWYIAQRVPTKRED comes from the coding sequence ATGAGCGCCCCTGACCCCCGCCGAGGGGTTCCTTTCGTCCCCTCACAGACCGCAGAGAGCCCGGAGGACCATTTCCTATTTCCGCGCCCGGTGCGTCCTTTTGCCATCGGTGCCGGGCTGGTTCTGACGGCCCTGGGCATCGCCGGAGCCATCTTGCCGCTGATGCCGGGCACCGGCTTTCTGGTGGCGGCCGCGTGGCTGTTCGCCCGTTCCAGCCCCCGCTTCGAGCGCTGGCTGCTGGGGCTGCCGGTGGTGGGTGGGCTGGTCCAGGACTTCCGCAGCGGCGCAGGGATGACTGCCCGCGCCAAGTGGCTGGCCTGCGCGTCCATCGCGGCGGCGGTGGGCCTCAGTGTGGGGCGTATTCCGATGCTGGCCGGTCAGGTGGCCTGGGTGCTGATAGGTGTGGTTGGCGTGTGGTACATCGCCCAGCGGGTGCCCACCAAGCGGGAAGACTGA
- a CDS encoding MarR family transcriptional regulator, whose translation MTSSAATQVLEFLTREGPKAHSADELAALLNLDGETVQAALQELHAQGSAAPEEVSGYGGSETVWRASQVN comes from the coding sequence ATGACCTCTTCTGCCGCTACGCAAGTTCTTGAATTCCTGACCCGCGAAGGCCCCAAGGCCCACTCCGCCGACGAGCTGGCCGCGCTGCTGAACCTGGACGGTGAAACCGTGCAGGCAGCCCTGCAAGAACTGCACGCTCAGGGGTCTGCAGCGCCTGAAGAAGTGAGTGGCTATGGCGGCAGCGAAACCGTCTGGCGGGCTTCGCAGGTCAACTGA
- a CDS encoding NCS2 family permease, which translates to MTNIPFTQRPWLDRFFGLTEQGTTVQRELRAGLTTFLTMSYILFVNPQILSAAIDVPNAFVQLLMVTALSAAFGSAVMGLVARYPFAQAPGMGLNAFFTYTVVLGMGLPWQTALGAVFISGVLFVLLSMMGARQAIVQAIPLSLKLAITGGIGAFLAFIGLKNAGIVVANDATLVGLGHLTAAPVWLALFGLVISGALMARRVTAAVLWGILATTILAIVTGAQVYAGGADGALQSFPGFTGSVAGIFGAPVWPSDLVGQLDIAGALSLGALSVIFTFFFVDFFDATGTLTGLAQRAGYMREDQDMPRARRLFASDGLAAMFGAFMGTSTTTAFVESASGIEEGGRTGLTAVTVAVLFLLATFLWPLAAAIPGAATAPALILVGAMMLEGLKHIDWEDITEALPAFLTLLFMPLTFSIANGVSFGVISYCGLKLLSGRGREVSPILYFIAALLAVRYVYLGE; encoded by the coding sequence ATGACCAATATTCCTTTTACCCAGCGCCCCTGGCTGGACCGTTTCTTCGGGCTGACCGAGCAGGGCACCACCGTGCAGCGCGAACTGCGTGCCGGCCTGACCACCTTCCTCACGATGAGCTACATCCTCTTCGTGAACCCGCAGATTCTCTCGGCGGCGATAGATGTGCCCAACGCCTTCGTGCAGCTCCTGATGGTCACCGCCCTTTCGGCAGCGTTCGGCTCGGCGGTGATGGGCCTGGTGGCACGCTACCCCTTCGCGCAGGCTCCCGGCATGGGCCTGAACGCCTTTTTCACCTACACGGTGGTGCTGGGCATGGGCCTGCCCTGGCAGACCGCGCTGGGCGCCGTGTTCATCTCGGGCGTGCTGTTCGTGCTGCTCAGCATGATGGGCGCTCGGCAGGCCATCGTGCAGGCCATTCCACTGTCGCTCAAGCTGGCGATTACCGGCGGCATTGGGGCCTTTTTGGCCTTCATCGGCCTGAAGAATGCCGGCATCGTGGTGGCGAACGACGCCACCCTGGTGGGCCTGGGGCACCTGACGGCTGCGCCGGTGTGGCTGGCGCTGTTCGGCCTGGTCATCTCCGGTGCGCTGATGGCCCGCCGGGTCACGGCCGCCGTGCTGTGGGGCATTCTGGCAACCACGATTCTGGCCATCGTGACCGGGGCGCAGGTGTACGCCGGCGGCGCGGACGGAGCGCTACAGTCCTTTCCGGGCTTTACCGGCAGCGTGGCGGGCATTTTCGGCGCGCCCGTCTGGCCCAGCGACCTGGTCGGTCAGCTGGACATCGCCGGAGCGCTCAGCCTGGGCGCCCTGAGCGTCATCTTTACCTTTTTCTTCGTGGACTTCTTCGACGCCACCGGCACCCTGACCGGCCTGGCGCAGCGCGCTGGCTACATGCGTGAGGACCAGGATATGCCGCGCGCCCGCCGCCTGTTCGCCAGCGACGGCCTGGCCGCCATGTTCGGCGCGTTTATGGGCACCTCGACCACCACCGCCTTTGTAGAAAGTGCCAGCGGCATTGAAGAAGGCGGGCGCACCGGCCTGACCGCCGTGACCGTGGCCGTGCTGTTTCTGCTGGCCACCTTCCTGTGGCCGCTGGCCGCCGCCATTCCCGGCGCCGCCACCGCCCCGGCACTGATTCTGGTAGGCGCGATGATGCTCGAAGGCCTCAAGCACATCGACTGGGAGGACATCACCGAGGCGCTGCCGGCGTTCCTCACGCTGCTGTTCATGCCGCTGACCTTTTCCATCGCCAACGGGGTCAGCTTCGGCGTCATCAGTTACTGCGGTCTGAAGCTGCTCAGCGGGCGGGGCCGCGAGGTCAGCCCCATTCTGTATTTCATCGCAGCGCTGCTGGCCGTGCGTTACGTGTACCTGGGCGAATAG
- a CDS encoding MMPL family transporter: MHRLADWVTRAPKQVLTVWAVLLALAAPLAWQAPGRLSASIGELPNAESTRVTELLRGEFAEQALNPVLLVFKPGPQADPQATEQAAADYRAGLLELPGVSAVRSSQEVGLSRAATSQGAELVVAQIPLYGGADQTLAAIREYSARFEQQRGVDIGVTGGQAIAADFTHYAEADTKRSELTALPLIAGVLLLVFGALVASGLPILVGVVSITASMALLYLLTGVMEVATFAQSVVTMLGLGAGIDYALLMVSRFREELGRGQSSAGAAHTALLTAGRSVMWSGTTVMIAMAGLLVPPIAFVQSIGVGGVLTVLMTVLASVTVLPALLTLLGERVNSPRRWALRPGRLAEPSPGWQRWAWSVMRRPWHWTLLGAGFLLLLAWPLGAVQTGYGGAWGLSPGIESRDALEDVRGLGAGGLLSQFEVVLPLARPYDPARDAEAFRQTVERVQAVGGVQAVISPFLSAADLQAAGAQGSGLDGLGAAIELNRRSFSQSGDFLRFTVIPNHYLNAAEIDRLDPQLRAALEAGPAPGLSGRPLLGGAPVGEREFSRAVTGALPGVMLSVFAATFVLLLLAFRSLVVPVKSILLNGLTVAAAAGVVAAVQTGPLGALLGFPPGSGVMDAMLPLLLFTVMFGLSMDYEIFLISRVHEGVQGGLENDEAVAQALGRTARIITSAALIMFIVFAAFIAGRVVLTKSIGLGLATAVLLDATLVRLALVPAVLRLAGDWNWWLPAPLRRWLPQVDLQH, from the coding sequence ATGCACCGACTGGCCGACTGGGTCACCCGCGCTCCGAAACAGGTTCTGACCGTCTGGGCCGTACTGCTGGCCCTGGCCGCGCCGCTGGCCTGGCAGGCTCCGGGCCGGCTGAGCGCCAGCATCGGCGAGCTGCCGAACGCCGAAAGCACCCGCGTTACGGAGCTGCTGCGCGGCGAATTCGCAGAGCAGGCGCTCAATCCGGTGCTGCTGGTCTTCAAGCCGGGGCCGCAGGCAGACCCGCAGGCCACTGAGCAGGCCGCCGCCGACTACCGCGCCGGGCTGCTGGAACTGCCGGGCGTGTCGGCAGTGCGGTCAAGCCAGGAGGTGGGCCTGAGCCGTGCGGCCACCTCTCAGGGCGCCGAGCTGGTCGTGGCGCAGATTCCGCTGTACGGGGGCGCGGACCAGACGCTGGCCGCCATCCGCGAGTACAGCGCCCGCTTCGAGCAGCAGCGAGGCGTAGACATCGGCGTGACCGGCGGGCAGGCGATTGCCGCCGACTTTACCCACTACGCCGAGGCCGACACCAAGCGCAGCGAGCTGACCGCGCTTCCGCTGATTGCCGGCGTGCTGCTGCTGGTGTTCGGGGCGCTGGTGGCCAGCGGACTGCCGATTCTGGTCGGGGTGGTCAGCATCACGGCCAGCATGGCGCTGCTGTACCTGCTGACCGGGGTGATGGAGGTGGCGACCTTTGCACAGAGCGTGGTCACCATGCTGGGCCTGGGTGCGGGCATTGACTACGCCCTGCTGATGGTCAGCCGCTTCCGCGAGGAGCTGGGGCGTGGGCAGAGCAGCGCGGGCGCCGCCCACACGGCCCTCCTGACGGCAGGGCGCTCGGTGATGTGGAGCGGCACCACGGTCATGATTGCGATGGCGGGCCTGCTGGTGCCGCCCATCGCCTTTGTGCAGAGCATCGGCGTGGGCGGGGTGCTCACCGTGCTGATGACAGTGCTGGCCTCGGTCACGGTGCTGCCGGCCCTGCTGACGCTGCTGGGAGAGCGGGTCAACAGCCCGCGCCGCTGGGCGCTGCGTCCCGGCCGCCTGGCCGAGCCCTCGCCGGGCTGGCAGCGCTGGGCCTGGAGCGTGATGCGCCGGCCCTGGCACTGGACGCTGCTGGGGGCCGGATTTCTGCTGCTGCTGGCCTGGCCGCTGGGAGCGGTTCAGACCGGCTACGGGGGGGCCTGGGGCCTGTCGCCCGGTATCGAGAGCCGCGACGCCCTGGAAGATGTGCGCGGGCTGGGCGCCGGCGGGCTGCTTTCGCAGTTCGAGGTGGTGCTGCCACTCGCCCGGCCCTACGACCCCGCGCGGGACGCCGAAGCTTTCCGGCAGACGGTGGAGCGCGTGCAGGCGGTCGGCGGCGTGCAGGCGGTCATCAGCCCTTTTCTGAGCGCAGCAGACTTGCAGGCGGCAGGCGCCCAGGGCAGCGGGCTGGACGGCCTGGGCGCCGCCATCGAGCTAAACCGGCGCAGCTTTTCGCAGAGCGGCGACTTTCTGCGCTTCACGGTGATTCCCAACCACTACCTGAACGCGGCCGAGATAGACCGGTTGGACCCGCAGCTGCGGGCCGCGCTGGAGGCTGGGCCGGCGCCTGGGCTGAGCGGCCGGCCTCTGCTGGGCGGCGCCCCGGTGGGCGAGCGCGAGTTCAGCCGGGCGGTGACGGGCGCCCTACCCGGAGTCATGCTCAGCGTGTTCGCGGCCACCTTCGTGCTGCTGCTGCTGGCTTTCCGCAGCCTGGTGGTGCCGGTCAAGAGCATTCTGCTCAACGGGCTGACGGTGGCCGCCGCCGCTGGCGTGGTGGCCGCCGTGCAGACCGGGCCGCTGGGCGCGCTGCTGGGCTTCCCGCCGGGCAGCGGCGTGATGGACGCCATGCTTCCGCTGCTGCTGTTCACCGTGATGTTCGGTCTCAGCATGGACTACGAGATTTTCCTGATTTCACGGGTGCATGAGGGCGTGCAGGGCGGTCTGGAAAACGACGAAGCCGTGGCGCAGGCGCTGGGGCGCACAGCCCGCATCATCACCTCGGCGGCGCTGATCATGTTCATCGTGTTCGCGGCCTTTATTGCAGGCCGGGTGGTGCTGACCAAGAGCATCGGCCTGGGGCTGGCGACGGCGGTGCTGCTGGACGCCACGCTGGTCCGGCTGGCGCTGGTGCCCGCCGTGCTGCGGCTGGCCGGAGACTGGAACTGGTGGCTGCCTGCCCCGCTGCGGCGCTGGCTGCCCCAGGTGGACCTGCAGCACTGA
- a CDS encoding class I SAM-dependent methyltransferase produces the protein MPRASLADCDAIAPGYGSLSFLALSARELVRWAGPRPGEHWLDVATGTGEAARALAAAVGDGGSVLATDLSAAMLDAARRQPTPPQLRYLLADGAQLPVPGASQDGVLCAAGLFFLPDMAVALREWRRALRPGGQVVFSSFTGPLMSPLPGVWAARLAPLGLKPPVPPAARIGTLEAAQELLTAAGFAELRLEVRSLPLLLTSAEERWVHIVQGLEGLPLRSLPLAEVARLRAEHLAELAPLFAGGPATFAVPLLLAAGRAPGG, from the coding sequence GTGCCGCGTGCCAGCCTGGCGGACTGCGACGCCATTGCCCCTGGCTACGGCTCGCTGAGCTTCCTGGCCCTGAGCGCACGCGAGTTGGTGCGCTGGGCTGGACCGCGCCCCGGCGAACACTGGCTGGACGTGGCGACCGGCACCGGCGAGGCCGCCCGCGCCCTGGCGGCTGCGGTGGGGGATGGGGGCAGCGTGCTGGCCACCGACCTCAGCGCCGCGATGCTGGACGCGGCCCGCAGACAGCCTACGCCGCCGCAGCTGCGCTACCTGCTGGCCGATGGGGCGCAGCTGCCGGTGCCCGGCGCCAGCCAGGACGGGGTGCTGTGCGCGGCGGGCCTCTTTTTTCTGCCGGACATGGCCGTTGCCCTGCGTGAGTGGCGGCGGGCGCTGCGGCCAGGGGGACAAGTGGTGTTCAGCTCGTTTACCGGGCCGCTGATGTCCCCGCTGCCGGGGGTATGGGCAGCCCGGCTGGCCCCGCTGGGCCTGAAGCCGCCCGTGCCGCCTGCTGCCCGCATCGGTACGCTGGAGGCGGCGCAGGAGCTGCTGACGGCGGCCGGCTTTGCAGAACTGCGGCTGGAAGTCCGCAGCCTGCCGCTGCTTCTCACTTCGGCGGAGGAGCGCTGGGTCCACATCGTGCAGGGGCTGGAAGGCTTGCCGCTGCGCAGCCTGCCTCTAGCGGAGGTAGCCCGGCTGCGCGCCGAGCACCTGGCGGAGCTGGCGCCCCTGTTTGCCGGGGGGCCAGCCACATTTGCCGTGCCGCTGCTGCTGGCTGCGGGGCGGGCACCCGGCGGCTGA
- a CDS encoding response regulator, which yields MAKILLVDDSPADIRFMTEVLRGMGHTVASTSDPATVEQVIGSEKPELVLLDVVMPDRNGYEVLRGIKREFPNPDFKVIFVSSKGSETDIKWGLRQGAADYIIKPYTPADVQGVLSRHL from the coding sequence ATGGCAAAGATTCTACTTGTTGACGACTCACCCGCCGATATCCGTTTCATGACCGAAGTGCTGCGTGGAATGGGCCACACGGTTGCGAGCACCAGCGACCCGGCCACCGTCGAGCAGGTGATCGGCAGCGAGAAGCCGGAACTGGTCCTGCTGGACGTGGTGATGCCCGACCGCAACGGTTACGAGGTGCTGCGCGGCATCAAGCGCGAGTTTCCCAACCCCGATTTCAAGGTGATTTTCGTGTCTTCCAAGGGCAGCGAAACCGACATCAAGTGGGGTCTGCGCCAGGGCGCGGCCGACTACATCATCAAGCCCTACACCCCCGCCGACGTGCAGGGCGTGCTGAGCCGCCATCTCTGA
- a CDS encoding chemotaxis protein CheW produces MAERLLLFRYKGEVLGLPAPLSREVIELDQVAPLPGSRGGLAGLVAASGQARPLLDLHRLAGLPRHQASLGLVAQVGEELLVFPMDEVVGNLTAEETLTTSEMISAPQDTGDYRLDFKVRVINPGVLSSTLQARLTPV; encoded by the coding sequence ATGGCTGAGCGACTGCTGCTGTTTCGCTACAAGGGCGAGGTTCTGGGCCTGCCGGCTCCGCTGAGCCGTGAAGTGATCGAACTGGATCAGGTGGCCCCCTTGCCCGGCAGCCGTGGAGGCCTGGCCGGCCTCGTGGCGGCCAGCGGTCAGGCCCGCCCGCTGCTGGACCTGCACCGCCTCGCCGGGTTACCCCGGCACCAGGCTTCCCTGGGCCTGGTGGCACAGGTTGGCGAAGAACTGCTGGTGTTTCCTATGGACGAGGTGGTGGGCAACCTCACTGCCGAAGAGACGCTCACCACCAGCGAAATGATTTCCGCGCCCCAGGATACGGGCGACTACCGTCTGGACTTCAAGGTCCGGGTCATCAACCCAGGCGTGCTGAGCAGCACGTTGCAGGCCCGGCTGACTCCGGTCTGA